The following are from one region of the Magallana gigas chromosome 4, xbMagGiga1.1, whole genome shotgun sequence genome:
- the LOC105338106 gene encoding membrane-associated guanylate kinase, WW and PDZ domain-containing protein 1 isoform X10 — translation MSYPNSNSYTNKPPPLAPKRREQRHWSQCINETVVSTGQEDGLGVTLSGGADNGQFVWIDTIREDHLTYHSGKLHTDDILLEIQGQKVAGYTLKDANFWLKQVSQNGAPVMIKSIKIGLPKELRQFLTSRFPKGSVDHELQQTIRDNLYLRTVPCTTRQPRPGEQNGVDYTFLSIEEFNQLEKSGCLLESGLYDGNHYGTPKPPSEPKGPSLRRSTSMGNALPSSGDGKRRRNRSNTEGGSARTSPVPFQYDGERKKSMEKMQIDNSLGPLPQNWERAMTEEGIPYFIDHTSETTHWLDPRLAKLQKQQAGDCNDDGTHTFPRYKRKELPFGWEKVEDPHYGTYYIDHVNRRTQYENPVAQAKRQNQGTDVNSTLPRTKRSQDSGNTTKRSISDNNMNGRAPPEYHQLGRVNRKQRERRVFTKNPDELKGEIITTTLVKSTRGFGFTIIGGDHTDEEFLQIKKVVENGPAHIDGTLQTGDVLVNVCDRCVLGYSHQDIVNLFQTIPPNQSVTLTVCRGYPLPFDPDDPNTEIIVTVAVTLPNDSNVTQQPPSYSYFQETRGVTDQHNTSAKSMKSLPDLTRSTNIQLSPSSSNQPNGTGEAPDVLGIQKPEILTINIVRGEMGFGFTIADSVYGQKVKQILDKPRCKNLQEGDILQRINDTNVQEMAHSNIVQVLKECPKNVESRIIVQRGGLPPKVKKPSRSSPRSLEESKANNNMSDTSFSSTNQPPGHYFFDGHSQNLDNRDAVDGMEPPTRPKTPTESRPKTPTYLENRPKTPTRNAGMFVNDQRGKPPIARPPPRNDDYNKNTNNQDLNISHGSSEFYLPPGNNDASSRSRFDPRSEHRPYGRFHDSGNSRSNHHDRDRETAKPGMFRSRTPGPEMISRGSEYRNEFQRPKTPTAHDMRSKTPLPGHSYGYSNANHDFGGGHYQNVMNGRMGYGNNQRSWGQNPNLPTSPPPLRRGDTVNRNNVNNFSQWNSGPPPRQSTSFEDVTPSPSNITQVPKRFPMQSQPSFGSTGQSRFGARFPETDDPIRSMEFTITLQKQETGFGFRIIGGTEEGSQVSVGHIVPNGSADLDGRLRTGDEITHVDGQNVINSSHHRVVTLMTLAGQRGHVTLGVRRRVLGGQSEMYPYDVLVTRRETEGFGFVIISSISKMGSVIGKIIENSPAERCGRLHVGDRILAVNGVDISHMHHEDIVNLIKDTGYSVTLTVGPPIDDTASNSSNSQKSPQGSMVNAMAYPAVPDSELRRFPPPPSPADRGYKDTNKLHLMSRPQEEGDYYVELPRGSRGFGFSIRGGQEFNCMPLFVLRIAEGGSADLDGRLRVGDQILEINGYKTESMTHSDAIDIIQNGGQTVRLLVRRTGKLPPAFDPSPMGGGYSPSNNVPMTNGPIGQSSPYLGRRQIDTRETNYFGYQGNRQYSG, via the exons ATGTCTTATCCGAATTCAAACTCCTATACAAACAAACCTCCGCCGTTAGCCCCAAAACGCCGAGAGCAGAGACATTGGTCCCAGTGTATCAATGAGACGGTCGTGTCAACGGGACAGGAGGATGGCCTGGGGGTCACGCTGTCTGGTGGGGCAGACAACGGACAGTTCGTGTGGATAGACACCATCAGGGAGGACCATCTTACATATCACAGCGGAAAGCTGCACACAGACGATATACTCCTAGAGATTCAAGGACAGAAGGTGGCTGGTTATACATTAAAGGATGCCAACTTTTGGCTGAAACAGGTCAGCCAGAATGGGGCACCTGTCATGATCAAGAGTATCAAAATAG GCTTACCCAAAGAACTTCGTCAGTTTTTGACTTCTCGATTTCCGAAGGGTTCTGTTGACCATGAGTTGCAACAAACGATTCGGGATAATTTGTATCTGCGGACAGTACCAT gTACGACCAGGCAACCAAGACCAGGGGAACAGAATGGTGTAGATTACACATTTCTGTCCATTGAGGAATTCAACCAGTTAGAGAAAAGTGGTTGTCTCCTAGAAAGTGGCCTGTATGATG GCAATCACTATGGGACCCCTAAGCCCCCAAGTGAACCCAAGGGTCCAAGCCTGCGACGGTCCACTTCAATGGGCAATGCCCTGCCCTCCTCTGGTGACGGCAAACGGCGACGTAACAGAAGTAACACAGAGGGAGGGTCCGCCCGGACCTCACCGGTACCGTTCCAGTACGACGGAGAGCGCAAAAAGTCGATGGAGAAAATGCAAATTGACAACTCGTTAGGTCCTCTACCTCAGAACTGGGAGCGGGCCATGACAGAGGAAGGGATTCCATACTTCATCGA CCACACCTCTGAGACCACTCACTGGCTAGACCCCCGACTGGCGAAGCTCCAGAAACAGCAGGCAGGGGACTGTAACGATGACG GTACTCATACATTTCCGCGCTACAAGCGAAAAG AGCTTCCATTTGGCTGGGAGAAAGTTGAGGACCCCCACTATGGGACTTATTACATAGA CCATGTGAACAGACGGACTCAATATGAGAATCCAGTGGCGCAGGCCAAAAGACAAAATCAGG GCACGGATGTAAACAGCACACTACCTCGAACCAAACGGAGTCAAGATTCCGGCAACACGACCAAGCGGTCCATCAGTGATAACAACATGAACGGGCGAGCCCCGCCTG AGTACCACCAGCTGGGCAGGGTCAACAGAAAACAAAGAG agaGGCGTGTGTTTACCAAGAACCCCGATGAGttaaaaggggagataattacaACAACCTTAGTTAAGAGTACTCGGGGCTTCGGTTTTACAATCATTGGGGGAGATCACACAGACGAGGAATTCTTACAAATCAAGAAAGTGGTAGAAAACGGACCAGCACATATAGATGGAACCTTACAGACAG GAGATGTGCTGGTCAATGTGTGTGATCGGTGTGTACTGGGATATTCCCATCAAGACATAGTCAATCTGTTTCAAACAATACCCCCAAACCAGAGTGTCACGTTAACTGTGTGTCGAGGTTACCCTTTGCCCTTTGACCCAGACGACCCTAACACAGAGATCATAGTGACTGTGGCCGTGACCTTACCTAACGATTCAAACGTCACTCAGCAGCCCCCGAGTTACTCCTATTTTCAAGAGACTCGTGGTGTGACCGACCAGCATAATACGTCAGCAAAAAGCATGAAATCTCTGCCGGATTTAACGCGGTCCACTAACATTCAGCTGAGTCCGAGTTCTTCCAATCAACCCAACGGAACCGGGGAAGCACCGGACGTGCTGGGAATCCAGAAACCGGAGATACTTACGATTAACATTGTGAGGGGGGAGATGGGCTTCGGGTTCACTATAGCGGACAGTGTGTACGGTCAGAAAGTGAAACAGATTCTGGACAAGCCTCGGTGTAAGAACCTTCAGGAGGGCGACATCTTACAGAGGATTAACGACACCAATGTACAGGAGATGGCTCACTCCAATATCGTACAGGTCCTGAAGGAGTGCCCCAAAAACGTGGAGTCTCGCATCATCGTACAGAGGGGAG GACTCCCACCGAAAGTGAAGAAACCCTCCCGATCATCT CCGCGTTCCCTGGAGGAGAGTAAAGCCAATAACAACATGTCCGACACAAGCTTCAGCAGCACTAACCAACCGCCCGGACACTACTTCTTTGACGGCCACTCCCAGAATCTAG ATAACCGGGATGCAGTCGATGGAATGGAGCCCCCCACTCGACCTAAAACACCTACAGAATCTCGACCCAAAACCCCAACGTATCTCGAAAATCGTCCCAAAACCCCAACAAGGAATGCAGGAATGTTTGTGAACGACCAGCGAGGGAAACCTCCAATAGCTCGCCCACCCCCAAGAAATGACGattacaataaaaatactaataacCAGGATTTAAACATCAGTCATGGTTCATCAGAGTTTTACTTACCGCCGGGAAATAACGACGCGTCATCACGGTCAAGGTTCGACCCGAGATCTGAGCACAGACCTTATGGAAGATTTCACGACTCAGGGAATAGTCGCAGTAACCATCACGACAGAGACAGGGAGACTGCTAAGCCAGGCATGTTCAGGAGTCGAACCCCCGGCCCTGAAATGATCAGCCGAGGCTCAGAGTACAGAAATGAGTTTCAGAGACCTAAAACCCCAACTGCTCACGATATGAGAAGCAAGACTCCCTTACCAGGGCATAGTTACGGTTACTCAAACGCAAACCATGATTTTGGTGGCGGACATTATCAAAATGTTATGAATGGACGTATGGGATATGGAAACAATCAAAGGTCGTGGGGGCAGAACCCTAATTTACCCACATCCCCTCCCCCTCTACGGCGAGGGGATACAGTGAATAGAAACAATGTGAACAATTTCTCTCAGTGGAACAGTGGGCCTCCTCCCAGACAGAGCACCTCCTTTGAGGATGTGACCCCCTCCCCCAGTAACATCACCCAGGTCCCCAAACGCTTCCCCATGCAGTCTCAACCATCCTTCGGAAGCACTGGACAATCTCGGTTTGGAGCCAGGTTTCCTGAGACGGACGACCCGATACGAAGCATGGAGTTCACCATCACGTTACAAAAACAGGAGACAGGGTTTGGTTTCCGGATTATTGGAGGCACAGAGGAGGGCTCTCAG GTGTCTGTTGGTCATATTGTACCAAATGGATCAGCGGATTTGGACGGCCGTTTACGTACGGGTGATGAGATAACACACGTGGATGGACAAAACGTCATCAACTCCTCACATCATCGCGTGGTGACCCTGATGACGCTGGCTGGACAGAGGGGTCATGTGACCCTCGGTGTACGAAGGCGTGTGTTGGGAG GACAATCAGAAATGTATCCATACGACGTCCTGGTTACCCGGCGGGAGACGGAGGGCTTCGGATTCGTCATCATTTCCTCCATATCCAAAATGGGATCCGTGATAG GTAAAATCATAGAGAACAGTCCAGCTGAGAGGTGTGGACGTCTTCATGTGGGGGACAGGATCCTGGCCGTCAATGGGGTGGATATCTCCCACATGCACCACGAGGACATCGTCAACCTCATCAAGGACACGGGATACTCAGTCACCCTGACTGTGGGGCCCCCCATAG ATGACACTGCCAGTAATTCATCAAACTCCCAAAAG AGCCCTCAGGGATCCATGGTCAATGCTATGGCATATCCAGCTGTTCCGGACAGTGAACTCAGAAG GTTCCCTCCCCCTCCCTCCCCGGCAGACAGGGGCTACAAGGACACCAACAAACTCCACCTGATGTCCCGGCCCCAGGAGGAGGGTGACTACTATGTTGAACTACCCCGGGGATCTCGGGGGTTTGGATTCTCCATCCGCGGGGGGCAGGAGTTTAACTGCATGCCGCTGTTTGTGCTCAGGATCGCAGAGGGAGGATCAGCAGACTTAGATGGGAGACTCAGG GTGGGCGACCAGATTCTGGAGATAAACGGCTACAAGACAGAGAGCATGACCCACTCGGACGCCATCGACATCATCCAGAACGGCGGCCAGACAGTGCGACTGTTGGTCAGGAGGACAGGCAAACTGCCGCCAGCATTCG ACCCTAGTCCTATGGGTGGAGGATACTCCCCATCGAACAACGTACCAATGACAAACGGCCCAATAGGTCAAAGTTCACCTTATCTAGGTCGCCGCCAAATTGACACAAGGGAAACAAACTATTTTGGTTACCAAGGAAATCGGCAGTACTCTGGCTAA